A genomic segment from Canis aureus isolate CA01 chromosome 4, VMU_Caureus_v.1.0, whole genome shotgun sequence encodes:
- the C4H5orf47 gene encoding uncharacterized protein C5orf47 homolog isoform X1 → MAAAARGQERGLPRFVYVTRFGSHRCGGVVRLGGRRAQGRGNPGRRAACSPEEPRAAAPDGAELAPGPRPREPAVSSPARASSAQGGTSSAARAGLTQKNLAKKFDFPIPLNEASKIMKKKKKVSVWNKVYKVISRMLEENEKYRLRLKYQQLSCERLTSLWICLPKKIVKSLKVEL, encoded by the exons ATGGCGGCGGCCGCCCGGGGGCAGGAGCGGGGCCTGCCGCGCTTCGTCTACGTGACGCGCTTCGGCTCGCACCGGTGCGGCGGCGTCGTGCGGCTGGGCGGCCGCCGGGCTCAGGGCCGCGGGAACCCCGGGCGCCGGGCCGCGTGCAGCCCCGAGGAGCCGCGGGCGGCGGCCCCGGACGGCGCGGAGctcgcccccggcccccggccccgggagCCCGCCGTCTCCTCACCGGCGCGGGCGTCGAGCGCGCAGGGCGGTACCTCGTCGGCGGCGCGAGCAG gtttaaCCCAGAAGAATTTAGCTAAAAAGTTTGATTTCCCCATCCCATTGAATGAAGCTTCcaaaataatgaagaagaagaaaaag gtttcagTATGGAATAAAGTGTACAAAGTCATTTCTAGAAtgcttgaagaaaatgaaaaatatagactCAGACTGAAATACCAACAATTATCTTGTGAAA GATTAACCTCTCTTTGGATCTGTTTACCAAAGAAGATTGTGAAGAGTTTAAAGGTGGAACtttaa
- the C4H5orf47 gene encoding uncharacterized protein C5orf47 homolog isoform X2 translates to MAAAARGQERGLPRFVYVTRFGSHRCGGVVRLGGRRAQGRGNPGRRAACSPEEPRAAAPDGAELAPGPRPREPAVSSPARASSAQGGTSSAARAGLTQKNLAKKFDFPIPLNEASKIMKKKKKVSVWNKVYKVISRMLEENEKYRLRLKYQQLSCENSNYKR, encoded by the exons ATGGCGGCGGCCGCCCGGGGGCAGGAGCGGGGCCTGCCGCGCTTCGTCTACGTGACGCGCTTCGGCTCGCACCGGTGCGGCGGCGTCGTGCGGCTGGGCGGCCGCCGGGCTCAGGGCCGCGGGAACCCCGGGCGCCGGGCCGCGTGCAGCCCCGAGGAGCCGCGGGCGGCGGCCCCGGACGGCGCGGAGctcgcccccggcccccggccccgggagCCCGCCGTCTCCTCACCGGCGCGGGCGTCGAGCGCGCAGGGCGGTACCTCGTCGGCGGCGCGAGCAG gtttaaCCCAGAAGAATTTAGCTAAAAAGTTTGATTTCCCCATCCCATTGAATGAAGCTTCcaaaataatgaagaagaagaaaaag gtttcagTATGGAATAAAGTGTACAAAGTCATTTCTAGAAtgcttgaagaaaatgaaaaatatagactCAGACTGAAATACCAACAATTATCTTGTGAAA ACTCAAATTACAAAAGATGA